The Vicia villosa cultivar HV-30 ecotype Madison, WI linkage group LG1, Vvil1.0, whole genome shotgun sequence genome includes a region encoding these proteins:
- the LOC131651235 gene encoding uncharacterized protein LOC131651235 has product MPRASAFSPLRGNQVSDPYRRRLDRMAAEDVRYDCYAEHREMVLFDEIALYYGWLASNSTIIVRYLPERVMRQFGYAQTIPHDPVVSAPITMTRRQLDEVFADWEHHMILEEA; this is encoded by the coding sequence ATGCCGCGTGCCAGTGCATTCAGCCCCCTCAGAGGGAACCAGGTGTCGGATCCTTACAGGCGCAGACTTGATCGGATGGCTGCCGAGGACGTACGTTATGACTGCTATGCTGAGCACCGGGAGATGGTTCTCTTTGATGAGATAGCACTGTATTATGGATGGTTGGCCTCCAACTCGACCATCATTGTACGTTATCTTCCGGAGCGCGTCATGCGTCAGTTTGGCTATGCACAGACGATACCTCACGACCCTGTAGTCTCCGCTCCTATCACCATGACTCGTCGACAgttagatgaggtctttgcagactGGGAGCATCACATGATTCTTGAGGAGGCTTGA